Proteins from a single region of Fibrobacter sp. UWB5:
- a CDS encoding ABC transporter, producing MNNFISIRGCRLHNLKNIDAQFPLGKITVVCGPSGCGKSTLVLDTLHGESKRRYLETLSPFAAELLGGRRIIPLDSAEGLPASLAVGPSHGETPAKAYALSISECDSTLRALFAAYAKPACPVCGKPMESMSREDMIREIASLPQGSKLQFFARIDVEKRTSLDKLAAVFLAQGFTRAMADDVSYSLADLTENEKKIVPKEFFIVVDRVIVRENTRTRIAEAVDGVLKLTHGELILDINGSRKLFSTVPRCPEHGAQLSRPLAPEDLSPYSRTSVCEKCGGTGIIEDGDNSEECPDCKGLRLKQNFLNAAIESISSEGESSDCHKNEPRKIRTTWQDILSTPFAELESRLHALFDNRLTAKQQPAFRTLIDRIQAIVDLDIGYLTAGRAGATLSGGEVQRLRLSSLSTGHLNNLLIVLDEPASGLHQSDVEALWKVLKKVQSRGNTLVLIDHNPALIKKADWIIEMGPGAGEKGGEILLQGTAKEVLGNPVSPTGNWIRLLDEKRRFPVKPGMTKGKSGKTSAKKAATIDVEDFAMFDMKPVTAHFPVQKFSVITGQSGSGKSTIFFRNLAPRATKGEFESLGIQALSILSTGDFHGNRRSTVASAINLNTILRDLFAKLPESKVRGYTASKFATHAPGGRCENCKGEGVILDPAGYEESECPVCLGRRFKDEILEVRFKSLSIADIYDLEVGDAYKLFINMKPFADKLKPLVDTGLDYLKLGQTTTHLSGGERARLRLSIALARAKAPNTLFLFDEPARGLHQKDIQHLLDLIRGLTEAGHTVIAIEHAQDFVNAADYAVELSRK from the coding sequence TTGAATAACTTTATTTCCATTCGCGGCTGCAGGCTGCACAACCTGAAGAATATCGACGCCCAGTTCCCGCTGGGCAAGATAACGGTGGTATGCGGGCCTTCGGGCTGCGGAAAGTCAACGCTTGTGCTTGATACCCTGCACGGGGAATCCAAGCGCCGCTACTTGGAAACGCTTTCGCCGTTTGCGGCCGAATTGCTGGGCGGCAGGCGCATTATTCCGCTGGATAGCGCCGAAGGCTTACCCGCAAGCCTTGCCGTTGGGCCAAGCCACGGAGAAACTCCCGCGAAAGCTTATGCCTTAAGCATTTCCGAATGCGACTCAACTTTGCGCGCCCTGTTTGCGGCATACGCAAAGCCCGCCTGCCCCGTTTGCGGGAAGCCCATGGAAAGCATGAGCCGCGAAGACATGATTCGCGAGATTGCGAGTTTGCCGCAAGGGAGTAAGCTGCAGTTTTTTGCGCGGATTGATGTTGAGAAACGAACAAGTCTCGACAAGCTGGCAGCGGTGTTCCTGGCGCAAGGCTTTACGCGCGCCATGGCAGATGATGTCAGCTATTCGCTTGCCGACTTGACTGAAAACGAAAAGAAGATTGTCCCGAAGGAATTCTTTATTGTCGTGGACCGCGTGATTGTCCGCGAGAACACGCGCACCCGCATTGCCGAAGCAGTCGATGGAGTCTTGAAGCTCACGCACGGCGAATTGATTCTAGACATCAACGGGAGCCGCAAACTTTTCAGCACGGTGCCGCGCTGCCCGGAACATGGAGCGCAGCTTTCGAGACCGCTCGCACCAGAAGACTTGTCGCCGTATTCCCGCACGAGCGTTTGTGAAAAATGTGGCGGCACCGGAATCATCGAAGACGGCGACAACAGCGAAGAATGCCCTGATTGCAAAGGACTTAGACTCAAGCAGAATTTTTTGAACGCGGCGATTGAAAGCATTTCAAGCGAAGGAGAAAGCAGCGATTGTCACAAAAATGAACCGCGCAAAATCCGTACCACTTGGCAAGACATTTTAAGCACGCCTTTCGCGGAACTCGAAAGCCGGCTGCACGCCCTGTTCGACAATCGACTGACGGCAAAGCAGCAGCCCGCCTTCCGCACGTTAATTGACCGCATTCAGGCGATTGTCGACCTCGATATCGGCTACCTCACGGCAGGGCGTGCAGGCGCCACCCTGTCGGGTGGCGAAGTCCAAAGACTTCGGCTTTCGAGCCTCAGCACCGGGCACCTGAACAACCTCCTGATTGTCCTCGACGAACCCGCCAGCGGTTTGCACCAGAGCGACGTCGAAGCCCTCTGGAAAGTCCTCAAGAAGGTACAATCCCGCGGAAACACGCTCGTCCTTATTGACCATAACCCAGCCCTCATCAAGAAAGCCGACTGGATTATTGAAATGGGTCCTGGCGCCGGCGAAAAAGGCGGCGAAATATTGTTGCAAGGAACCGCGAAAGAAGTTCTTGGCAATCCGGTATCGCCCACAGGGAATTGGATCCGCTTGCTCGACGAGAAAAGAAGATTCCCGGTCAAGCCGGGAATGACAAAGGGCAAGTCGGGAAAGACATCCGCAAAGAAAGCAGCGACTATCGATGTCGAAGACTTCGCAATGTTCGACATGAAGCCGGTCACCGCACATTTCCCGGTACAAAAGTTCAGCGTTATCACAGGCCAAAGCGGCAGCGGCAAGTCCACGATTTTCTTCAGGAACCTCGCCCCGCGTGCTACCAAAGGCGAATTCGAAAGCCTCGGCATTCAGGCGCTATCGATTCTTTCGACAGGTGACTTCCACGGGAACCGACGCAGTACCGTCGCCTCGGCTATCAACCTGAACACGATTCTCCGCGACCTATTCGCAAAACTTCCCGAAAGTAAGGTCCGCGGCTACACCGCCAGCAAGTTCGCGACGCACGCCCCCGGAGGCCGCTGCGAAAACTGCAAGGGCGAAGGCGTTATCCTCGACCCCGCGGGCTACGAAGAATCCGAATGTCCCGTATGCCTTGGCAGGCGATTCAAGGACGAAATTCTCGAAGTCCGCTTCAAGTCGCTTTCCATCGCCGACATCTATGACCTAGAAGTCGGCGACGCCTACAAATTGTTCATTAACATGAAGCCTTTCGCCGACAAGCTCAAACCGCTTGTAGATACGGGACTCGACTACCTGAAACTCGGGCAGACTACGACACACCTCTCCGGCGGTGAACGCGCCCGCTTGCGCCTTTCCATCGCCCTCGCTCGCGCGAAGGCTCCGAACACGCTTTTCCTTTTCGACGAGCCCGCCCGTGGTCTCCATCAAAAGGACATCCAGCACCTGCTCGACCTGATTCGTGGTCTCACCGAAGCGGGCCACACAGTCATTGCCATCGAACATGCGCAAGACTTCGTGAACGCCGCCGATTACGCCGTAGAACTTTCGCGCAAGTAG
- a CDS encoding type 4a pilus biogenesis protein PilO — protein MGKIDLKDKRNVYAIIVCLLIMAAAHLVYNYMWDPFTYQRESLERDLQSAQAELDKINAKKHRVAELEMQLAQAEKDFEKLKEMFPEEEKVPLRLQDLYAVIRSSMVQIQKFNPEGRAEKEHYIENRYSIAVNSGYHMLGYLFAEIANFNYPTAITNLRLNRYSGIKAEVEKSETHGWTPITMSVTFNLTTYTSKKVGK, from the coding sequence ATGGGTAAGATAGATCTTAAAGACAAACGAAACGTATACGCCATAATCGTGTGCTTATTGATTATGGCGGCCGCACATCTAGTGTATAACTATATGTGGGATCCGTTTACCTATCAGCGCGAATCCTTGGAACGCGATCTCCAGTCGGCTCAGGCAGAATTGGATAAGATCAACGCCAAGAAACATCGTGTGGCTGAACTCGAAATGCAATTGGCCCAGGCCGAAAAGGATTTCGAAAAGCTGAAGGAAATGTTCCCCGAAGAAGAAAAGGTGCCGCTGCGCTTGCAGGACCTTTACGCGGTGATTCGTAGCTCCATGGTGCAGATTCAGAAGTTCAATCCTGAAGGACGCGCCGAAAAGGAACACTACATCGAAAACCGTTACTCGATTGCAGTCAATTCGGGCTACCACATGCTGGGTTACCTGTTTGCAGAAATTGCAAACTTCAATTACCCGACTGCCATTACGAACCTTCGCTTGAACCGTTATTCGGGTATCAAGGCCGAAGTCGAAAAGTCTGAAACTCACGGCTGGACACCGATCACCATGTCGGTCACGTTCAACCTGACAACGTACACATCTAAGAAGGTGGGCAAATAA
- the holA gene encoding DNA polymerase III subunit delta yields MILALIGKDQFSKDKQVDKFLTDALGDRKNDPLSKQVVYATDTNIPSVAGLIMESCGAVSMFAPEQAVVVRNADAMKADESKALARWLKDAPDCKLLLDFDELRATSELYKILQKVGKIEKYEEPKQYKMQEWIASNVPAHFGKPIEPAASQYLADALGTDTKLVCEELEKVLTYDPDCAKFTYDLVKTMIMPRREIPPYEILNFFGMRDAVGFTRKLHEFLYNNSSKNADAISLVNALYSHSIDLLNFMSLTAKKMSAEDAAKALGKNYFLFCKQGNAAECCRRWGKPLLCRVIRRLADLNYEFKSSSWTVTSQELALAALVVR; encoded by the coding sequence ATGATTCTCGCCCTCATCGGCAAAGACCAGTTTTCCAAGGACAAGCAGGTCGACAAGTTCCTGACTGACGCCCTTGGAGACCGCAAGAACGACCCGCTTTCCAAGCAGGTCGTGTATGCCACCGACACGAACATTCCGTCGGTCGCCGGGCTCATTATGGAAAGCTGCGGCGCCGTTTCGATGTTTGCGCCGGAACAGGCGGTGGTCGTCCGCAATGCCGACGCCATGAAGGCCGATGAATCCAAGGCACTCGCCCGCTGGCTTAAAGACGCCCCCGATTGCAAGCTGTTGCTCGATTTTGACGAACTCCGCGCAACTTCGGAACTCTACAAGATTCTGCAAAAAGTCGGCAAAATCGAAAAGTACGAAGAACCTAAGCAGTACAAGATGCAGGAATGGATTGCATCGAACGTACCCGCCCACTTCGGAAAGCCGATCGAGCCCGCCGCCAGCCAGTACCTGGCCGATGCCCTGGGCACCGACACCAAGCTCGTTTGCGAAGAATTGGAAAAGGTCCTTACCTACGACCCCGACTGCGCCAAATTCACCTACGATCTCGTGAAGACGATGATTATGCCCCGCCGCGAAATCCCGCCTTACGAAATCCTGAATTTCTTCGGCATGCGAGACGCCGTGGGCTTTACCCGCAAGCTTCACGAATTCCTTTACAACAACAGCAGCAAGAATGCCGACGCCATCAGCCTCGTGAATGCGCTTTACAGCCATTCCATCGACCTGCTGAACTTCATGTCGCTCACCGCCAAAAAGATGAGCGCCGAAGACGCCGCCAAGGCATTAGGCAAGAACTATTTCTTGTTCTGCAAGCAGGGCAATGCCGCCGAATGCTGCCGCCGCTGGGGCAAGCCGCTCCTGTGTCGCGTGATTCGCCGCCTCGCCGATCTCAATTACGAATTCAAGAGTTCCAGCTGGACCGTGACAAGCCAGGAACTTGCCCTCGCCGCCCTCGTGGTGAGATAG
- a CDS encoding PilN domain-containing protein, with protein sequence MASTKKETTRNALAISINLLPPEYRKKQKDFTWITDRRIIWPTVGLIVAIVAVLMLQTYINETISGLSQELSRVQEEVERERPLLSKISDLEQKQGVINTKINALKSIQVSKKRWVILFENISSVLPPNMWITSINQMGEFDLEMRGVTYDFSEVAEYMVKLEKQVSIESVSLVTISTSKQEGKEAYNFTIKVILKRDLGLGEGDNG encoded by the coding sequence ATGGCGTCTACGAAAAAAGAAACCACAAGAAATGCCTTGGCCATTTCCATCAACCTGCTTCCTCCGGAATACCGCAAGAAGCAGAAAGACTTTACATGGATAACGGACCGTCGCATTATTTGGCCGACAGTTGGCTTGATTGTCGCAATTGTCGCCGTGCTCATGTTGCAGACCTATATTAACGAAACCATTAGCGGGCTCAGCCAAGAGTTGTCGCGCGTTCAAGAAGAAGTGGAACGCGAACGTCCGCTGCTTTCCAAGATTAGCGACCTCGAACAGAAGCAGGGCGTGATCAACACGAAGATCAACGCACTCAAGTCTATTCAGGTGAGCAAGAAACGCTGGGTTATTTTGTTCGAAAACATCTCGTCTGTGCTTCCGCCGAACATGTGGATCACAAGCATCAACCAGATGGGAGAATTCGATCTTGAAATGCGCGGTGTCACTTACGACTTCTCGGAAGTTGCCGAATACATGGTGAAACTCGAGAAGCAGGTGAGCATCGAGTCGGTTTCGCTGGTGACCATCTCGACCTCGAAACAGGAAGGGAAAGAAGCCTATAATTTCACCATCAAGGTAATCCTCAAGCGGGACCTTGGCCTTGGGGAGGGTGATAATGGGTAA
- the argJ gene encoding bifunctional glutamate N-acetyltransferase/amino-acid acetyltransferase ArgJ, which translates to MYTVLEKGGVCSPKGFTASGICAGIKASGNADMALLKSEKAARCFAVFTTNKVKAAPVLYDKAALEHAHFASAVVVNSGNANACTGEQGLRDAERMAVLTEEALKLTPKSVLVCSTGVIGHLMPMDKIEAGIPKLVEKLHADASEEFGRAILTTDLALKSHAVEIQTEKGVVTIGGACKGSGMIHPNMATMLAFITTDLALPIDFFAEFRADIADSFNAITVDGDTSTNDTCILLANGMSGLKYEDLTLTEQGEFRAALMLVMKELAKDIVRDGEGATKLIELCIEKAESHEEALRMARFIGTSNLAKCAMFGEDPNWGRILSSAGSSGCNMIAEQTDLFFGDVQVLSNGRPVQLDEEQTKALRAVVRQREYKVTLVLNIGHASASAFTCDLSYDYVKINAEYTT; encoded by the coding sequence ATGTACACTGTATTGGAAAAAGGCGGCGTTTGCTCCCCGAAGGGCTTTACCGCATCTGGTATTTGTGCAGGCATTAAGGCCAGCGGTAACGCTGACATGGCTCTTTTGAAGAGTGAAAAGGCTGCACGTTGCTTTGCCGTGTTTACAACGAACAAGGTGAAGGCTGCTCCGGTGCTTTATGACAAAGCCGCTCTTGAACATGCCCACTTTGCTTCTGCTGTCGTGGTGAACAGCGGTAACGCAAACGCCTGTACCGGCGAACAGGGCCTGCGCGATGCAGAACGCATGGCTGTCCTTACCGAAGAAGCCTTGAAGCTTACTCCGAAGAGCGTGCTCGTTTGCAGCACCGGTGTGATCGGCCACCTGATGCCGATGGACAAGATTGAAGCCGGTATTCCGAAGCTGGTTGAAAAGCTCCACGCCGACGCTTCTGAAGAATTTGGCCGCGCCATTCTGACGACTGACCTTGCGCTCAAGAGCCATGCCGTTGAAATCCAGACCGAAAAGGGTGTGGTGACGATTGGTGGCGCCTGCAAGGGCTCAGGCATGATTCACCCGAACATGGCTACGATGCTTGCCTTTATTACTACTGACCTTGCTTTGCCGATCGATTTCTTTGCTGAATTCCGCGCCGATATCGCCGATTCCTTCAATGCGATTACGGTCGATGGCGACACCAGCACGAACGACACTTGCATTCTCTTGGCTAACGGCATGAGCGGCCTTAAGTACGAAGACTTGACGCTCACCGAACAGGGGGAATTCCGCGCCGCATTGATGCTCGTGATGAAGGAACTTGCCAAGGATATCGTTCGCGACGGCGAAGGTGCAACCAAACTGATTGAACTTTGCATTGAAAAGGCCGAAAGCCACGAAGAGGCTTTGCGCATGGCCCGCTTCATTGGTACGTCTAACTTGGCCAAGTGCGCTATGTTCGGCGAAGACCCGAACTGGGGCCGTATCCTCAGCAGTGCCGGTTCCAGCGGTTGCAATATGATCGCCGAACAGACGGACCTTTTCTTTGGCGACGTGCAGGTGCTTTCTAATGGCCGCCCGGTACAGCTCGACGAAGAACAGACCAAGGCTCTGCGTGCGGTAGTCCGCCAGCGTGAATACAAAGTAACGCTCGTTCTTAACATCGGGCACGCTAGCGCTAGCGCATTTACTTGCGACTTGAGCTACGACTACGTTAAGATCAACGCTGAATACACAACCTAA
- a CDS encoding SDR family oxidoreductase yields the protein MKALFIGGTGTISMAITRLAVAQGWKLYLLNRGNRPAEDIPAGVEIIQADINDEASVAEKIKGMQFDVVCDFIVFHPSALERDYRLFKGKTKQFMYISSASAYQKPLSDYRITEGTPLANPYWEYSRNKIAGEEFLMRKYREEGFPITIVRPSHTYDERHIPLGVHGKNGSWQVAKRMLEGKPVIIHGDGTSLWTMTFNTDFARGFVGLMGNVHAIGESFQITSDETLTWNQIYKAVADALGVELKPYYVSSQFLADVSDYDLLGSLIGDKANSVVFDNSKLKRAVPTFRTEVRFDQGIRRTIDYVLAHPEFQKEDPEFDAWCDKVIATLETAKKSLQ from the coding sequence ATGAAAGCTTTATTCATCGGCGGTACAGGAACCATCAGCATGGCGATTACGCGCCTTGCGGTGGCTCAGGGTTGGAAACTGTACCTGCTTAATCGCGGAAACCGCCCCGCAGAAGACATTCCTGCGGGAGTCGAAATCATTCAGGCAGATATCAACGACGAAGCATCCGTTGCTGAAAAAATCAAGGGCATGCAGTTCGATGTCGTCTGCGACTTCATCGTATTTCACCCGAGTGCGCTCGAACGTGATTACCGCCTGTTCAAGGGTAAAACCAAGCAGTTCATGTACATCAGTTCTGCGAGCGCCTACCAGAAACCGCTTTCGGATTACCGCATTACCGAGGGCACGCCTCTCGCGAATCCGTACTGGGAATATTCCCGCAACAAGATTGCGGGGGAGGAATTCCTAATGCGCAAGTACCGCGAGGAAGGTTTCCCGATTACGATTGTGCGCCCGAGCCATACCTACGATGAACGCCACATTCCACTGGGTGTTCACGGCAAAAACGGTAGCTGGCAAGTTGCAAAGCGCATGCTCGAAGGCAAGCCTGTCATCATTCACGGCGATGGTACGAGCCTTTGGACCATGACTTTCAACACTGATTTTGCCCGCGGCTTTGTTGGCCTGATGGGCAACGTTCACGCCATCGGTGAATCGTTCCAGATTACAAGCGATGAAACGCTCACCTGGAATCAGATTTACAAGGCAGTTGCCGATGCGCTCGGCGTCGAACTTAAGCCTTACTATGTATCTTCACAGTTCCTTGCAGACGTAAGCGATTACGACTTGCTGGGGAGCTTAATTGGCGACAAAGCGAATTCCGTGGTGTTTGATAATTCCAAACTCAAGCGTGCTGTGCCGACTTTCCGTACCGAGGTCCGTTTTGACCAAGGAATTCGCCGCACTATCGACTATGTGCTAGCGCATCCGGAATTCCAAAAAGAAGATCCCGAATTCGACGCTTGGTGCGATAAGGTGATTGCGACGTTGGAAACCGCGAAGAAATCTCTGCAGTAA
- a CDS encoding iron-containing alcohol dehydrogenase, with translation MDNFNFYSPTEFVFGMNRENECGELVKKYGGTKVLIHYGGGSAVRSGLIDRVKASLDAAGIPHVELGGVKPNPHDSLVYKGIEIVRENGIDFILAVGGGSTIDSSKAIAMGVPYKGDFWDFYEGKASAACALPIGVVQTIAAAGSEGSGDSVITKEDGMLKRGASSEHIRPKFAVQNPALLCTLPAYQTACGITDIMAHVFERYFTNTLEVEITDRLCEAVLLTMVKEGPRAIADPANYQVRANIMWAGTVAHNGVVGCGRSQDWNSHAIEHELSALYDCAHGAGLAVIMPAWMEYVVDHNVMRFAQMATRVFGCQMNFENPKATALEGIKAFRRFLHSIGMPINFAELGAKEEDISKMVEKLNPGDGWGFVPLKAKDVTEIYTIAAHASLE, from the coding sequence ATGGATAATTTCAACTTTTACAGCCCCACGGAATTCGTATTTGGCATGAACCGCGAAAATGAATGCGGTGAACTCGTTAAAAAGTATGGCGGCACCAAGGTGCTGATTCATTACGGTGGGGGCTCTGCGGTGCGTTCGGGCTTGATTGACCGCGTCAAGGCTAGCCTCGATGCGGCTGGTATCCCGCATGTGGAACTCGGCGGCGTGAAGCCGAACCCGCACGATTCGCTCGTGTACAAGGGCATCGAGATTGTCCGTGAAAATGGGATCGATTTTATTTTGGCGGTGGGCGGCGGCTCTACGATTGACAGCTCCAAGGCCATTGCCATGGGTGTTCCTTACAAGGGCGATTTCTGGGACTTTTACGAAGGAAAGGCTTCAGCTGCATGTGCGCTCCCGATTGGCGTGGTGCAGACGATTGCGGCTGCCGGTTCCGAAGGTAGCGGCGACTCCGTGATTACCAAGGAAGACGGCATGCTCAAGCGCGGTGCAAGTAGCGAACATATCCGCCCGAAGTTCGCGGTGCAGAATCCGGCGCTCCTTTGCACGTTGCCTGCCTATCAGACGGCCTGCGGCATTACCGACATCATGGCGCATGTGTTTGAACGCTACTTCACGAATACGCTCGAAGTGGAAATTACCGACCGCCTGTGCGAAGCGGTGCTTTTAACGATGGTGAAGGAGGGGCCGCGCGCCATTGCCGACCCCGCCAACTATCAGGTCCGTGCGAACATCATGTGGGCGGGGACGGTAGCCCACAACGGCGTTGTGGGCTGCGGGCGCAGTCAGGACTGGAACAGCCACGCTATCGAGCATGAACTTTCGGCGCTTTACGACTGCGCCCATGGCGCGGGTCTCGCTGTCATTATGCCCGCCTGGATGGAATATGTGGTAGACCACAACGTGATGCGCTTTGCCCAGATGGCGACCCGCGTGTTTGGCTGCCAGATGAATTTCGAGAACCCGAAGGCGACCGCCCTCGAGGGCATCAAGGCTTTCCGCCGTTTCTTGCATTCCATCGGTATGCCGATTAATTTTGCAGAACTCGGCGCGAAGGAAGAAGACATTTCGAAGATGGTTGAAAAGCTGAATCCGGGCGATGGCTGGGGATTCGTGCCGCTCAAGGCGAAGGATGTGACCGAGATTTACACCATCGCCGCGCACGCCTCTCTCGAATAG
- a CDS encoding secretin N-terminal domain-containing protein, whose amino-acid sequence MTKILTVLLLVVGLTTAWSAPAEGTVQTPNKKLYDFSFVDMNFEAVFSSVSVIAGVDIILAPEVKGKTSLKVTKKTWQETLDIVCSMNDLTWIIEDKYILIQRSSTYQAKQKKIADEEAQAEQNAPLVRKNFQVHHAKAEELVKVLESMKSNRGRITTVERTNSIIVYDTDGKIEQMEKALTELDVETLQIMITAKLVVVNSERARELGVDWTARMGTTALTPGTVTTPQGSGAGDSRTSAAIHSLPNGGASPAVGNATTAITASLLDNNLQIAISNIMGDASTEVLASPQVSTLDNTEAQVFMGDKVSIRVIDDSGESSTQLVETGIKLTVTPHVSGDNRILLDLHPENNSYGYDEKGQVVISTQEAKTKVVVADGETVVIGGLTRNENTESESGIPFLKDIPLLGNLFKYSRKAVTKRDLIIFVTPRIIRNYVGSVELSEASADGKGVPAAKKTETTTEPTDSETPIVEPKPQPAQEAPKAESEEQAPAAPAIEEDDGGWN is encoded by the coding sequence ATGACAAAAATCCTTACTGTTCTTCTCTTGGTGGTGGGTCTCACTACTGCATGGAGTGCTCCTGCCGAAGGTACGGTGCAAACCCCCAACAAGAAATTGTATGACTTCAGTTTCGTCGACATGAACTTCGAAGCCGTGTTTAGCTCTGTCTCCGTGATTGCCGGCGTGGACATTATCCTTGCTCCCGAAGTCAAGGGTAAGACAAGCCTCAAGGTGACCAAGAAGACTTGGCAAGAAACGCTCGACATCGTTTGTAGCATGAACGACTTGACTTGGATCATCGAAGACAAGTACATCTTGATCCAGCGCTCCAGCACTTACCAGGCAAAGCAGAAGAAGATTGCCGATGAAGAAGCTCAGGCCGAACAGAATGCCCCGCTGGTCCGTAAGAACTTCCAGGTGCACCACGCTAAGGCCGAAGAACTGGTGAAGGTGCTCGAAAGCATGAAGTCTAACCGTGGCCGTATTACGACGGTGGAACGCACGAACTCGATTATCGTGTACGATACCGACGGAAAGATTGAGCAGATGGAAAAGGCTTTGACCGAACTTGACGTGGAAACGCTCCAGATCATGATTACCGCCAAGCTCGTGGTCGTGAACAGCGAACGTGCTCGCGAACTCGGTGTGGACTGGACCGCAAGAATGGGTACCACTGCCTTGACTCCGGGAACGGTTACGACCCCGCAGGGTAGCGGTGCAGGCGACAGCCGTACCAGCGCAGCCATTCATTCTTTGCCGAATGGTGGTGCTTCGCCGGCAGTGGGCAATGCTACGACTGCTATTACCGCAAGTTTGCTGGACAACAACCTGCAGATTGCCATTTCCAATATCATGGGTGATGCATCTACTGAAGTGCTTGCCAGCCCGCAGGTTTCGACTCTCGACAACACCGAAGCCCAGGTCTTCATGGGCGACAAGGTTTCTATCCGCGTGATTGACGATAGCGGTGAATCTTCGACGCAGCTCGTGGAAACCGGTATTAAGCTCACGGTGACTCCGCACGTTTCTGGCGACAACCGCATTTTGCTTGACCTCCACCCCGAAAACAACTCTTACGGCTACGATGAAAAGGGCCAGGTGGTAATCAGTACTCAGGAAGCCAAGACCAAGGTCGTGGTGGCTGATGGCGAAACGGTTGTGATCGGTGGCCTTACCCGTAACGAAAATACCGAAAGTGAATCTGGTATTCCGTTCCTCAAGGACATTCCGCTGCTCGGTAACCTCTTCAAGTACAGCCGTAAGGCTGTCACCAAGCGTGACCTGATTATCTTCGTGACTCCGCGTATCATTCGCAACTATGTGGGTTCTGTGGAACTCTCTGAAGCTTCTGCCGATGGCAAGGGCGTTCCGGCTGCCAAGAAGACCGAGACGACGACCGAACCGACTGATAGCGAAACTCCGATCGTGGAACCGAAACCGCAGCCGGCTCAGGAAGCCCCGAAGGCTGAATCCGAAGAACAGGCTCCGGCAGCTCCGGCCATCGAAGAAGATGACGGCGGTTGGAACTAA
- the greA gene encoding transcription elongation factor GreA, translating into MAKTPCTKETYDKLVERYTFLKKVERPRVVDEMEEARKQGDLSENAEYHAAKEMLAHIDLEIPKLEDQISNAIIVEFDANSDKVRFGATVTAKNLATKKEVVYQLVSPEGVDPMNGKISFKSPMGSAFMGKKKGEIVEVVTPRGKNRFEIVDFK; encoded by the coding sequence ATGGCTAAAACACCCTGTACTAAAGAAACTTACGACAAATTGGTTGAACGTTACACCTTCCTCAAAAAGGTCGAACGTCCCCGCGTTGTAGATGAAATGGAAGAAGCCCGCAAGCAAGGCGACCTGAGCGAAAACGCAGAATACCACGCCGCCAAGGAAATGCTGGCTCATATCGACCTGGAAATTCCCAAGCTGGAAGACCAGATTTCCAATGCAATTATCGTTGAATTCGACGCAAACTCCGACAAGGTCCGCTTTGGCGCCACTGTTACCGCAAAGAATCTGGCTACCAAGAAGGAAGTCGTCTATCAGTTGGTAAGCCCCGAAGGCGTTGATCCGATGAACGGCAAAATCAGCTTCAAGAGCCCCATGGGTTCCGCATTCATGGGCAAAAAGAAGGGTGAAATTGTCGAAGTCGTGACCCCCAGGGGCAAGAACCGCTTCGAAATCGTCGACTTCAAGTAA